The Terriglobales bacterium genome has a window encoding:
- a CDS encoding response regulator, producing PPTEARFGSGNHLKKKGLEPAFASDTATDIWLCNCFPYLVGDAVSLKKVLIVDDSLAETKVMQAVLEQAGYWSVALNDPTRLEQTIEIEHPGLILLDVVMPQRNGFQACRELKSSPVYGRIPVVLVTSKNTESDKFWAQQQGADGYVVKPFTRDQLLGEIQKFL from the coding sequence CCCCCAACTGAGGCCCGATTTGGTTCTGGTAACCATCTGAAGAAAAAGGGCCTGGAACCAGCATTCGCGTCTGATACGGCGACGGACATCTGGCTCTGCAATTGCTTTCCTTATTTGGTTGGAGACGCTGTGTCGTTGAAAAAAGTCCTGATCGTCGACGATTCCCTGGCCGAGACCAAGGTGATGCAGGCGGTCCTAGAACAGGCCGGCTACTGGTCGGTGGCGTTAAACGATCCCACCCGCTTGGAGCAGACCATCGAGATCGAGCATCCGGGCCTGATTCTGCTGGACGTGGTTATGCCCCAGCGCAACGGCTTTCAGGCCTGTCGCGAGCTGAAGTCCAGCCCGGTGTACGGGCGCATTCCGGTGGTTCTGGTGACCTCGAAAAACACCGAGAGTGACAAGTTCTGGGCGCAGCAGCAGGGCGCGGATGGTTACGTGGTGAAGCCGTTTACTCGCGATCAGTTGCTGGGAGAGATTCAGAAGTTTCTTTGA